One stretch of Croceibacterium atlanticum DNA includes these proteins:
- a CDS encoding RluA family pseudouridine synthase — MNERQTPDQVRQFTVAEDDDGIRLDRWFKRHLPQIGFGMVSKWARTGQIRVDGKRAKPDDRLSAGQVLRVPPGGENSGKPARKKRELSQEEMAQAEAMLIHRDKAALVLNKPPGLATQGGTKTTKHVDGLLDAYAGDDEPRPRLVHRLDKDTSGVLLVARTPGSAAFFSKRFSGRSAKKIYWALVVGVPDIHEGTIEAPLAKQPGSGGEKMHVDEEGGQPAKTLYRVVDRAGNKAAWVELQPMTGRTHQLRAHMAAIGHPIVGDGKYGGQDAFLTGTISRKMHLHARRLIIDSPGGGKLDVTAPLPEHFTASMDQLGFEESSSNASPLAEPPPERSPAEKKQAARQHAKQYRKARRGERRSRGPAEGKPNKGKGRK, encoded by the coding sequence ATGAACGAACGGCAAACCCCCGATCAGGTGCGGCAGTTCACCGTGGCCGAAGATGATGACGGCATCCGCCTGGACCGCTGGTTCAAGCGGCATCTGCCGCAGATCGGCTTCGGCATGGTTTCCAAATGGGCCCGCACCGGGCAGATCCGGGTGGATGGCAAGCGCGCCAAGCCGGATGACCGGCTATCCGCCGGACAAGTGCTGCGCGTTCCGCCCGGCGGCGAAAACAGCGGCAAGCCCGCGCGCAAGAAGCGCGAACTGAGCCAGGAAGAAATGGCGCAGGCCGAAGCAATGCTGATCCATCGCGACAAGGCGGCGCTGGTGCTCAACAAACCCCCCGGCCTCGCCACGCAGGGCGGCACGAAGACGACGAAACATGTCGACGGGTTGCTGGATGCCTATGCCGGGGATGACGAACCGCGCCCCCGGCTGGTCCACCGGCTGGACAAGGATACGTCGGGCGTGTTGCTCGTCGCCCGCACGCCCGGCAGTGCGGCCTTCTTTTCAAAGCGATTCTCCGGCCGTTCCGCCAAGAAGATTTATTGGGCGCTGGTGGTCGGCGTGCCCGATATCCATGAAGGCACGATCGAAGCCCCGCTGGCCAAGCAGCCCGGATCCGGCGGGGAAAAAATGCATGTGGACGAAGAAGGCGGCCAGCCGGCCAAGACCCTGTATCGCGTGGTGGATCGCGCCGGAAACAAGGCCGCCTGGGTGGAATTGCAGCCGATGACCGGCCGCACGCACCAATTGCGCGCGCATATGGCGGCGATTGGCCACCCCATCGTGGGCGACGGCAAATATGGCGGCCAGGATGCATTCCTGACCGGCACGATCAGCCGCAAGATGCATCTCCACGCGCGGCGGCTCATCATCGATTCGCCCGGTGGCGGGAAACTGGACGTAACCGCCCCCCTGCCCGAACATTTCACGGCCAGCATGGACCAGCTCGGCTTCGAGGAATCGAGCAGCAATGCGTCCCCCCTGGCGGAACCGCCGCCCGAACGGTCCCCCGCGGAAAAGAAGCAGGCCGCCCGCCAGCATGCGAAACAATATCGCAAGGCCCGCCGGGGCGAACGCCGGTCGCGCGGGCCCGCCGAAGGCAAGCCGAACAAGGGGAAAGGGCGCAAGTGA
- a CDS encoding ATP12 family chaperone protein has product MKRFWENVTVEEADNGFRVALDGRPIRTQGGGAQIVPTRPLAEALAEEWRAQGEEVDPKSFILRDLADFAIDKVAPAPEDTIASLLPFAETDTLCYRADPEEPLFKRQEDMWEPILTACETRHAIRFERASGVIHRRQPEETLARLASHLREQDHFSLAALRTLAPLAASIAIALAALEEGADAGALFAAANCEEDWQAELWGWDDRARQDRAARLAAFEAAAHFARLARG; this is encoded by the coding sequence ATGAAGCGTTTCTGGGAAAACGTAACCGTGGAGGAAGCCGATAATGGCTTCCGCGTGGCGCTGGACGGGCGGCCCATCCGCACGCAAGGCGGCGGCGCGCAGATCGTGCCGACCCGCCCCCTGGCCGAAGCGCTGGCCGAAGAATGGCGTGCCCAGGGGGAGGAAGTGGACCCGAAAAGCTTCATCCTGCGCGATCTCGCCGATTTCGCGATCGACAAGGTCGCGCCCGCGCCGGAAGATACGATCGCTTCCCTGCTGCCTTTCGCGGAGACGGACACGCTCTGCTATCGCGCCGACCCGGAAGAACCCCTGTTCAAGCGGCAGGAAGATATGTGGGAGCCGATCCTGACCGCGTGTGAGACGCGCCACGCGATCCGTTTCGAACGCGCAAGCGGCGTGATCCACCGCCGCCAACCCGAAGAAACCCTTGCCCGTCTGGCAAGCCATCTGCGCGAACAGGATCATTTTTCGCTGGCGGCCCTGCGCACGCTGGCGCCACTGGCCGCTTCGATTGCCATTGCCCTGGCCGCGCTGGAAGAAGGCGCGGATGCCGGCGCATTGTTCGCCGCCGCCAATTGCGAGGAAGACTGGCAGGCCGAATTATGGGGCTGGGATGACCGCGCCCGGCAAGACCGGGCCGCGCGGCTGGCCGCCTTTGAAGCGGCGGCGCATTTCGCCCGGCTGGCACGGGGTTAG
- a CDS encoding ABC-type transport auxiliary lipoprotein family protein → MNSLARLPVMLAAAISLSGCISLGNEPPERLFTLTPEKVTAVGNAAQGELGNAISVIEPDAPQRLSVTRVPVQIDPSSVAYLKDAVWVDKPAKLFQRLLSETIRAGGERLVVDGGDLQYAAATQLSGQIVDLGYDAQSGSAIVRFDAVLKQPDGQLRTRRFESVVSGIPAKADAVGPALNEAANDVAAQIAEWVG, encoded by the coding sequence ATGAATTCACTGGCAAGGCTTCCCGTGATGCTGGCGGCGGCGATATCGCTTTCCGGCTGTATCAGCCTGGGCAATGAACCGCCGGAGCGGCTGTTCACACTGACGCCGGAAAAGGTCACGGCCGTCGGCAACGCCGCACAGGGTGAACTGGGCAATGCGATTTCCGTGATAGAACCGGATGCGCCCCAGCGGTTGAGCGTTACGCGCGTGCCGGTGCAGATCGATCCATCCAGCGTCGCCTATCTGAAGGATGCCGTGTGGGTGGATAAGCCCGCCAAGCTGTTCCAGCGCCTGCTTAGCGAAACGATTCGCGCCGGTGGAGAACGGCTGGTCGTGGATGGCGGAGATCTGCAATATGCAGCGGCGACGCAGCTTTCCGGCCAGATCGTCGATCTTGGCTATGATGCGCAAAGCGGCAGTGCAATCGTCCGTTTCGATGCCGTGCTGAAACAGCCCGATGGCCAGTTGCGCACCCGCCGTTTCGAAAGCGTTGTATCGGGCATTCCGGCCAAGGCGGACGCCGTCGGTCCGGCTTTGAACGAGGCCGCGAACGACGTGGCCGCGCAAATCGCGGAATGGGTCGGCTAA
- a CDS encoding HAD-IA family hydrolase — MRLAVFDCDGTLSDGQAAVCKAMDIAFAEAGLPAPDRHQVRRMVGLSLPHAIARLAPDAGDETQMIALQSYKHAFRSARLDGSLHEPLFDGIEQLLASLHGAGWALGVATGKSDRGLQSTLATHGISGFFSTLQTADRHPSKPHPAMLEQAMADAMAEPRSTVMIGDTVFDVEMAQSAGARAIGVAWGYHEPEELLAAGAEGVAETAAQLEEMLNG, encoded by the coding sequence ATCCGCCTCGCCGTATTCGATTGCGACGGAACCTTGAGCGATGGGCAGGCGGCCGTGTGCAAGGCGATGGATATAGCCTTCGCCGAAGCCGGGCTGCCCGCGCCGGACCGGCACCAGGTGCGCCGCATGGTCGGCCTCAGCCTGCCTCATGCAATTGCCCGCCTTGCCCCGGATGCCGGGGACGAGACGCAGATGATCGCCCTGCAAAGCTACAAGCACGCCTTCCGCAGTGCCCGGCTGGACGGATCGCTGCACGAACCGCTGTTTGACGGGATCGAGCAATTGCTGGCCAGCCTGCATGGCGCCGGCTGGGCGCTTGGCGTGGCGACAGGGAAATCCGATCGCGGATTGCAATCCACCCTCGCCACCCACGGCATTTCCGGCTTCTTTTCCACCCTGCAAACGGCCGACCGGCATCCGTCGAAACCGCATCCGGCCATGCTGGAACAGGCAATGGCCGATGCCATGGCGGAACCGCGCTCCACCGTGATGATCGGCGATACCGTGTTCGATGTGGAAATGGCGCAATCCGCCGGAGCGCGCGCGATCGGCGTCGCCTGGGGCTATCACGAGCCGGAAGAATTGCTGGCCGCCGGCGCGGAAGGCGTGGCCGAAACTGCCGCCCAACTGGAAGAAATGCTGAATGGCTGA